A genomic window from Pungitius pungitius chromosome 12, fPunPun2.1, whole genome shotgun sequence includes:
- the LOC134132921 gene encoding LOW QUALITY PROTEIN: gastrula zinc finger protein XlCGF28.1-like (The sequence of the model RefSeq protein was modified relative to this genomic sequence to represent the inferred CDS: substituted 1 base at 1 genomic stop codon), protein MMTHTSEKPFSCSQCGKCFTKSDHLKIHMRCHTGEKPFSCSQCGKCFTKSDHLKIHMRCHTGEKPFSCSQCGKCFPQRVSLNVHMRCHTGEKPFSCSQCGKCFTQRVSLNVHMRCHTGEKPFSCSQCGKCFTKRGCLNAHMRCHTGEKPFSCSQCGKCFTQRVGLNVHMRCHTGEKPFSCSDCGKCFTTNGDLKRHMRCHTGEKPFSCSDCGKCFTQSDHLKGHMRCHTGEKPFSCSECGKCFPLSGHLKRHMIIHTGEKPFSCSQCGKCLTSNGDLKRHMRCHTGEKPFSCSDCGKCFTTNGALKIHMRCHTGEKPFSCSDCGKCFTTNGALKTHMRCHTGEKPFSCSDCGKCFTRSNNLKKHMRLHTGEKSFSCSQCGXCFTRCRDVKRHMRCHTLCKSKSPHENSDENPLLRLSLIYITVSHVSFEYPSQSYNDTYLKLFFMFTITTNYLRIPHRDLLGRHSFIRTTLLFGFSYAPEGFGSQDVTCDIQNEIN, encoded by the coding sequence atgatgacccacacatcagagaaacctttcagctgctcacagtgtggtaaatgtttcactaaaagtgatcatctaaaaatacacatgagatgtcacacaggagagaaacctttcagctgctcacagtgtggtaaatgtttcactaaaagtgatcatctaaaaatacacatgagatgtcacacaggggagaaacctttcagctgctcacagtgtggtaaatgtttccccCAAAGGGTAagtctaaatgtacacatgagatgtcatacaggggagaaacctttcagctgctcacagtgtggtaaatgtttcacccaaagggtaagtctaaatgtacacatgagatgtcacacaggagagaaacctttcagctgctcacagtgtggtaaatgtttcactaaaagGGGATGTCTAAATGctcacatgagatgtcacacaggggagaaacctttcagctgctcacagtgtggtaaatgtttcacccaaagggtaggtctaaatgtacacatgagatgtcacacaggagagaaacctttcagctgctcagattgtggtaaatgtttcactacaaatggagatctaaagagacacatgagatgtcacacaggagagaaacctttcagctgctcagattgtggtaaatgtttcactcaaagtGATCATCTAAAGGgtcacatgagatgtcacacaggagagaaacctttcagttgctcagagtgtggtaaatgtttccccTTAAGTGGACATCTTAAGAGACACATGATaattcacacaggggagaaaccttttagctgctcacagtgtggtaaatgtttaacttcaaatggagatctaaagagacacatgcgatgtcacacaggagagaaacctttcagctgctcagattgtggtaaatgtttcactacaaATGGAGCTCTAAAGATACACATgcgatgtcacacaggagagaaacctttcagctgctcagattgtggtaaatgtttcactacaaatggagctctaaagacacacatgcgatgtcacacaggagagaaacctttcagctgctcagattgtggtaaatgtttcactagaaGTAATAATCTAAAGAaacacatgagattgcacacaggggagaaatctttcagctgctcacagtgtggttaATGTTTCACTAGATGTAGAGatgtgaagagacacatgagatgtcatacGCTGTGTAAATCTAAAAGTCCACATGAAAACTCAGATGAGAATCCCCTTTTACGTCTTTCCCTAATTTACATTACCGTTTCCCACGTGAGTTTTGAATACCCGTCGCAAAGCTATAATGACACATATTTGAAGCTATTCTTCATGTTCACAATTACAACCAACTATCTAAGAATTCCTCACAGGGATTTATTGGGACGACACTCTTTTATTCGAACGACactcttgtttggtttttcctatGCTCCCGAGGGTTTTGGGTcacaggatgtcacatgtgatatacaaaatgaaattaattga